A section of the Roseivirga sp. BDSF3-8 genome encodes:
- a CDS encoding GDYXXLXY domain-containing protein, with the protein MNRKPILIAGFIIMVLAQLYVPGSMIMSHQSTLEQGHMYKFRTEPVDPTDPFRGKYVSLTYRNTQASVPAGEYYAPEETVYVTFTEDSEGFAKIDDVLRSPPEDTEYYLMTQVSYAQGEFGNIVVEFPFDRFYMEESKAYEAEKAHREAMWDEQQNTYALVAIKEGNAVIQDVYINDISLKETVQQRLSEQE; encoded by the coding sequence ATGAATCGTAAGCCCATTCTTATCGCCGGTTTTATCATCATGGTGCTCGCTCAGCTCTATGTTCCTGGCAGCATGATTATGTCACATCAAAGCACCCTGGAACAAGGGCACATGTACAAGTTCCGGACCGAGCCGGTAGATCCCACCGATCCTTTCCGGGGTAAATATGTAAGCCTTACCTACCGTAATACCCAGGCAAGCGTACCCGCTGGTGAGTATTATGCCCCGGAGGAGACAGTCTATGTCACCTTTACCGAAGACAGCGAAGGCTTTGCAAAAATAGATGATGTGCTGCGGAGCCCGCCCGAGGACACAGAATACTACCTGATGACACAAGTTTCCTACGCTCAGGGCGAATTCGGTAATATAGTCGTAGAGTTTCCCTTCGACCGCTTTTACATGGAAGAGTCCAAAGCCTATGAAGCCGAGAAGGCCCACCGCGAAGCCATGTGGGATGAGCAGCAGAACACCTACGCCCTGGTAGCTATTAAAGAGGGTAATGCCGTCATTCAGGACGTCTACATCAATGATATTTCCCTTAAAGAAACCGTACAGCAACGACTAAGCGAGCAGGAGTAA